In the Gloeocapsa sp. PCC 73106 genome, CCATTTTGCATCTATCTGGGTAGTGTCATTTAACTTAGTACCCCCTAAATTAGCATCCACTAAATTAGCATGCCCTAAATCAATCTCTACATCAAGATTATCTTGTCGCCACTTATTCCATAGCTGAGTTTGACTAGAAATAATAGCTGCCAATACATTTGGTTTTCGACAATAATTTAAGGCAAAAATAACA is a window encoding:
- a CDS encoding pentapeptide repeat-containing protein, with product MAAIISSQTQLWNKWRQDNLDVEIDLGHANLVDANLGGTKLNDTTQIDAKWLLVWDILNNPTSNRDLKGANLVGANLGRADLRWANLEGMVRKPRKHEPYD